Proteins from a single region of Deltaproteobacteria bacterium:
- a CDS encoding 50S ribosomal protein L11 methyltransferase: MEYRLCVKCDPDWTDVVGNRFFEIGMRGLEIATETPIAELNSYCDSEDSARAYAEAIAGYLRSLAALWPDATAWSVDVAPLAGVDWANEWKKYFKPVRISERIVVRPSWETYDATGDDLVIVIDPKMAFGTGGHETTTLALRALERLRDEGVIDAATPVIDIGTGTGILAIAAVMLGAPRAFGVDTDPVAIECAVENAGLNGVSERAAFVVGGADAISEAFRVVVANIDAPTLGAIAPAVADRVEPGGRLALTGLLEAGANEIESRFVAMGFLPRRRDALGEWRLIELERAK; encoded by the coding sequence GTGGAATACCGCCTCTGCGTGAAATGCGACCCGGATTGGACCGACGTCGTCGGCAATCGTTTCTTCGAAATCGGGATGCGCGGCCTGGAGATCGCGACCGAGACGCCCATCGCCGAGTTGAACTCTTACTGCGACAGCGAGGACAGCGCTCGCGCCTACGCCGAAGCGATCGCCGGGTATTTGCGGTCGCTCGCGGCACTATGGCCCGATGCGACGGCGTGGAGCGTCGATGTCGCTCCGCTCGCGGGCGTCGACTGGGCCAACGAATGGAAGAAGTACTTCAAGCCGGTCCGAATTTCGGAGCGCATCGTGGTTCGGCCGTCGTGGGAAACCTACGACGCGACGGGCGACGATCTCGTGATCGTGATCGACCCGAAGATGGCGTTCGGCACGGGGGGGCACGAGACGACGACGCTCGCGCTGCGCGCGCTGGAGCGGCTTCGCGACGAGGGAGTCATCGATGCTGCGACTCCCGTGATTGATATCGGCACGGGAACGGGAATCCTCGCGATTGCGGCCGTAATGCTCGGTGCTCCGCGCGCGTTCGGCGTCGATACGGACCCGGTGGCGATCGAATGCGCCGTGGAGAACGCTGGGCTCAACGGCGTGTCGGAGCGCGCCGCGTTCGTCGTGGGCGGGGCGGACGCGATCAGCGAGGCGTTTCGGGTCGTGGTTGCGAATATCGACGCGCCGACGCTGGGCGCCATCGCTCCCGCGGTGGCGGACCGCGTCGAACCCGGTGGGCGACTTGCGCTGACCGGATTGCTCGAAGCCGGCGCAAACGAGATCGAGTCGCGATTTGTCGCGATGGGATTTCTCCCCCGACGCCGCGACGCGCTCGGCGAATGGCGGCTGATCGAACTGGAGCGTGCGAAATGA